In Helianthus annuus cultivar XRQ/B chromosome 3, HanXRQr2.0-SUNRISE, whole genome shotgun sequence, a single window of DNA contains:
- the LOC110929309 gene encoding probable receptor-like serine/threonine-protein kinase At5g57670 translates to MIESAPSKILIGISLDQEQSMELLSCAICNLARPNDVIIAMHILVTETRTRSKEKRRSPKSMNRYHTQIRKAKAFVISVMGEFANVCRAKQVKLEARVGFSSSVGKGLIEETKNISSKYLLIATKSHESNRTRVSQTQKYCIDHMPNSCSLVLVQKSDMPQLDLKSTAIDLEDFPNKKSEQESPRNVMDLSEGDSIEEDSSSFEGSTITESPPSPNARELKVQSSFRWSISSLKRISSFLRLPFEQNAKQTEVKHPIKEQPRPLLKCFSYDELANATNNFNEDNIVGIGGYSEVYKGNLESGQVIAVKKLAKDNKDQNKEKEFLMELGILGHINHPNTASLVGCCVENGLYLIFNYYPNGTLSSAIHGKRDKHLEWPERYKIALGIARGLHYLHTCCKHRIIHRDIKASNVLLGPDFEPQISDFGLAKWLPSQWTHHAVIPVEGTFGYLAPEYFMHGIVDEKTDVFAFGVLLLEIITGRMPIDSEKQNLVLWAKPLMDTGDISELVDPDLEEAYDFDQMHRLVLTASYCVQQSSDSRPTMTEVLEVLQSGNESEFAKSWDIPKFKQEENEMDDYSMIFGYDVPSDISLEDI, encoded by the exons ATGATAGAATCCGCCCCTTCGAAAATACTTATAGGAATCTCATTAGATCAAGAACAAAGCATGGAACTTCTATCTTGTGCAATCTGTAATTTGGCTCGTCCAAATGATGTTATCATTGCCATGCATATTCTTG TGACAGAAACCAGAACGAGGAGCAAGGAGAAAAGGAGATCTCCCAAATCAATGAACAGATATCATACACAAATACGAAAAGCAAAAGCTTTTGTCATATCTGTTATGGGTGAATTTGCCAATGTTTGCCGTGCCAAACAG GTGAAATTGGAGGCAAGAGTTGGATTTAGTTCTAGTGTTGGAAAAGGACTTATTGAAGAAACCAAAAACATATCATCTAAGTATCTACTCATTGCAACCAAAAGTCACGAATCAAACCG gaccAGGGTCTCTCAAACACAGAAGTACTGTATTGATCATATGCCAAATTCATGTTCACTAGTTTTAGTTCAGAAATCTGATATGCCACAACTAGATTTGAAGTCAACAGCCATTGACTTAGAAG atttccCCAATAAAAAGAGTGAGCAAGAGTCCCCTAGAAATGTGATGGATTTATCTGAAGGAGATAGTATTGAAGAAGATAGTTCTAGCTTTGAGGGATCAACCATAACAGAGTCTCCTCCATCACCAAACGCTCGAGAATTGAAAGTGCAATCTTCTTTTAGATGGTCTATATCATCGTTGAAGCGCATTTCATCTTTCTTACGCTTACCATTTGAGCAGAACGCAAAACAAACAGAAGTCAAGCATCCAATCAAAGAACAACCACGACCTCTATTGAAGTGCTTCAGTTATGATGAGCTTGCCAATGCCACAAATAACTTTAATGAAG ATAATATTGTTGGAATCGGAGGTTATTCCGAGGTATACAAAGGTAATCTAGAATCTGGACAAGTCATTGCAGTTAAAAAGCTAGCCAAGGACAACAAAGATCAAAATAAGGAGAAAGAGTTCCTAATGGAGTTGGGCATTCTTGGACATATTAACCATCCCAACACCGCGAGCTTAGTTGGTTGTTGTGTCGAAAATGGATTGTATCTCATATTCAACTACTACCCTAATGGAACTCTCTCCTCTGCGATACATG GTAAAAGAGACAAGCATTTAGAGTGGCCTGAAAGATACAAAATTGCACTCGGAATTGCTAGAGGGTTACATTATCTTCACACATGTTGTAAGCACCGTATAATACACCGTGATATTAAAGCATCCAACGTTCTTCTAGGTCCAGACTTTGAACCGCAG ATTTCAGACTTTGGTCTGGCGAAATGGCTGCCTAGCCAATGGACACACCATGCTGTAATTCCTGTCGAAGGGACATTCGGATACTTAGCACCAGAATACTTCATGCATGGGATTGTTGATGAAAAAACAGATGTGTTTGCATTTGGAGTTCTTCTTTTAGAGATCATAACAGGGCGAATGCCCATCGATTCAGAAAAGCAGAACCTGGTTTTGTGG GCAAAGCCACTTATGGACACTGGAGACATCAGCGAATTAGTTGATCCAGATCTAGAAGAAGCATATGACTTTGATCAAATGCATAGACTAGTCCTCACAGCTTCATATTGTGTACAACAATCTTCGGATTCGCGACCTACCATGACTGAG GTGCTGGAAGTTTTACAAAGCGGAAATGAGTCAGAATTCGCAAAGAGTTGGGATATACCAAAATTTAAACAAGAGGAGAACGAAATGGATGATTATTCCATGATCTTTGGGTATGATGTTCCTTCAGATATAAGTTTGGAAGATATATAG